From a region of the Helianthus annuus cultivar XRQ/B chromosome 5, HanXRQr2.0-SUNRISE, whole genome shotgun sequence genome:
- the LOC110942788 gene encoding zinc finger MYM-type protein 1-like: MAVVVRFVDKLGAVRESLIGIVHVKDTTSITLKEAIDDLLASNQLSVKQVRGQGYDGASNMRGEFNGLKALILKDNPSAHYIHCFAHQLQLVIVAVAKKHSGVKTFYEFLSMVVTTVSASCKRKDMLREEKKARVEKELLEGEIKTGKGSNQEVSLARPGDTRWGSHHRTIISLLRLFPEVVTVLQYVKEDGDCS, encoded by the exons ATGGCTGTAGTTGTTAGATTTGTTGATAAACTTGGGGCTGTTAGAGAGAGTTTAATCGGAATTGTTCATGTGAAAGACACGACTTCTATAACTCTTAAAGAAGCCATTGATGATTTATTAGCAAGCAACCAGTTAAGCGTAAAGCAA GTGAGAGGGCAAGGTTATGATGGTGCAAGCAACATGCGGGGAGAATTTAATGGGTTAAAAGCGTTGATTTTGAAAGATAACCCGTCAGCACATTACATCCATTGTTTTGCTCATCAACTTCAGTTGGTTATTGTGGCTGTTGCAAAAAAACATAGCGGTGTCAAAACTTTCTATGAGTTCCTTTCCATGGTTGTCACTACGGTTTCAGCTTCTTGCAAACGAAAAGATATGTTAAGGGAGGAAAAAAAGGCTAGAGTGGAAAAAGAATTACTTGAAGGTGAAATTAAAACGGGTAAAGGATCAAACCAAGAGGTTTCCCTAGCACGACCCGGTGATACGCGATGGGGTTCACATCATAGAACCATCATCAGTTTGCTTAGATTGTTTCCGGAAGTTGTGACCGTACTCCAATATGTTAAAGAAGATGGAGATTGCAGTTAA
- the LOC110942787 gene encoding uncharacterized protein LOC110942787, which produces MGDILSYTNALSKHLQQKGKDLLEAANLRNSTKRALNALRQNGFEPMLEKVTSFCKKYNITMLDMSESYGNPRNQKNVITNRHHFEVDIFNKVLDMQIQELGSRFSEVTTTLIKNMSGLNPSNGFSKFDPSKILAFAKMYPDDFTTQEIGTLLGDIESFGHTISDDDNFDNLNGISDLARLMVETGTHISCPIVYRDDISTLKSDLEQIEAVLQDAEEKHIKEKAVELWLKNLRSRR; this is translated from the exons ATGGGAGATATATTAAGTTACACAAATGCTCTTTCAAAACACCTTCAACAAAAAGGTAAAGATTTATTAGAAGCGGCCAACTTGAGAAATAGTACAAAACGAGCATTAAATGCTTTAAGACAAAATGGGTTTGAGCCGATGTTGGAAAAAGTGACTTCCTTTTGTAAAAAATATAACATTACAATGTTGGACATGTCGGAAAGTTATGGTAACCCAAGAAACCAAAAGAATGTCATTACAAATCGACATCATTTTGAGGTTGACATTTTTAATAAGGTTTTAGACATGCAAATTCAAGAATTAGGAAGTCGATTTAGTGAGGTAACAACTACTTTGATAAAAAATATGTCGGGTTTAAATCCTTCTAACGGTTTTTCTAAGTTTGACCCATCGAAGATATTGGCGTTTGCTAAGATGTACCCGGATGATTTTACTACACAAGAAATAGGGACTCTTTTGGGTGATATTGAGTCTTTTGGTCACACAATAAGCGATGATGATAACTTTGACAACTTGAATGGAATAAGTGATCTTGCGCGTCTTATGGTTGAAACGGGAACGCATATTTCTTGTCCTATAGTTTATCGG GATGATATTTCGACGCTCAAGAGTGACCTTGAACAAATCGAAGCTGTTCTTCAAGATGCCGAAGAGAAACACATCAAGGAAAAGGCTGTTGAGTTGTGGCTTAAGAATCTCAGATCAAGGAGATAG
- the LOC110940150 gene encoding GDSL esterase/lipase At1g09390 codes for MQMDSPKSVSLILSYITIIISLLLLPHSTESLCTSKPIIFNFGDSNSDTGGLVAGLGYSVTSPYGRTFFGRSTGRLSDGRLIIDFLCQSVKSSFLPPYMESLGSKFSNGANFAVVGSSTLPKFVPFALNVQVMQFLHFKSRSNDLLASGSKAMINDDGFQRALYIIDIGQNDLADAFANKYSYARVIKRIPLVLAEIKNAIKTIHDNGGRKFWVHNTGPFGCLPQKLWLVQPSSRDLDSHGCISTYNSAAKVFNEGLRHLCTELRSELKDSTIVYVDIYTIKYDLIANASKYGFTSPLMACCGFGGPPFNYNINITCGHGGAQACNQGSRFINWDGTHFTEAANSIMASKILSQQYSTPRVPFDFFCH; via the exons ATGCAAATGGATTCTCCCAAATCTGTCTCTCTCATTCTCTCCTACATAACCATAATaatctctcttcttcttcttccccacTCTACAGAATCCTTATGCACCTCCAAACCTATCATTTTCAACTTCGGTGATTCCAACTCCGACACCGGCGGCCTCGTCGCCGGTCTTGGTTACTCCGTCACATCTCCATATGGCCGCACTTTCTTTGGCCGATCCACTGGTCGCCTCTCCGATGGTCGCCTTATTATCGATTTTCTCT GTCAAAGCGTGAAATCAAGCTTTTTGCCGCCATACATGGAGTCACTGGGTTCCAAATTTTCAAATGGGGCCAACTTTGCTGTGGTGGGGTCCTCAACGCTCCCTAAGTTTGTACCCTTTGCTTTGAACGTTCAGGTTATGCAGTTCCTTCATTTCAAGTCTAGATCTAATGACCTTCTTGCTTCTG GGTCAAAAGCAATGATTAATGATGACGGGTTTCAACGTGCACTATATATTATTGACATTGGCCAAAATGACCTTGCTGATGCATTTGCTAACAAGTATTCATATGCCAGAGTTATCAAAAGAATACCCTTAGTTCTTGCAGAAATCAAGAACGCCATCAAG ACTATACACGATAATGGTGGCAGAAAGTTTTGGGTTCACAATACTGGCCCGTTCGGTTGCCTGCCTCAGAAACTGTGGTTAGTTCAACCAAGTTCTAGAGATTTGGATTCCCATGGCTGTATTTCGACCTACAACTCTGCTGCAAAAGTGTTTAACGAGGGACTGCGCCATTTATGCACAGAATTAAGGTCGGAATTGAAGGATTCAACAATCGTTTATGTTGATATTTACACGATCAAGTACGACCTCATTGCAAATGCTAGCAAATACG GTTTCACAAGTCCATTAATGGCATGTTGTGGCTTTGGTGGGCCTCCGTTCAACTATAACATAAACATCACATGCGGTCATGGTGGCGCTCAAGCGTGTAATCAAGGATCTCGATTCATAAACTGGGACGGGACACATTTCACTGAAGCGGCTAATTCCATTATGGCTTCCAAAATTCTGTCTCAACAATATTCCACACCTCGTGTGCCGTTTGATTTCTTTTGTCACTGA
- the LOC110940149 gene encoding probable aspartic proteinase GIP2 yields the protein MASSQTLTTLFIFSLLTISYAATDPFKLPKPSNIIHFPIRKNQTSLQYYTTFLAGNPQSRTEVNALIDLGAQAVWFDCTSYVSSSYKRAACGSNRCKKALGSVCVGCNSTPRPGCSNNTCGVYAFNPLTEYLTAQELGEDTVSVTSSNGYYLGLSYDVPKFQFSCADTGIVEGLPGDYTKGLVGFARTDVSLVSQVSSVFGLAKKFALCIPASTDKGLGDIFIGGGPYYMPPREEDLSLDLSSTPLVINPVSTAPIFSEGDASDEYFINVKSIEVDNKRVAFNSSLLSIDSNGVGGTKISTVVPYTILHSSIYKPLVKNFVKAAAVDGIKRVASVAPFGACFDAKTAPKTLNGPAVPDIDLVLEGINIWFKLYGSNTMVEVKKNVICLAFVDGGAEPRTSIVLGGHQLENRVLEFDLAASKLGFSQPLQLWNTSCSQSRLF from the coding sequence ATGGCATCTTCTCAAACCCTCACAACTCTCTTCATCTTTTCACTTCTAACAATATCATATGCTGCAACAGATCCATTCAAACTACCCAAACCATCTAACATTATTCACTTCCCCATTAGAAAAAACCAAACATCCCTTCAGTACTACACCACATTTTTGGCTGGAAACCCGCAATCACGCACCGAGGTTAACGCATTAATCGACCTTGGAGCGCAAGCAGTATGGTTCGACTGCACCTCCTACGTCTCGTCTTCTTACAAGCGAGCAGCTTGCGGCTCAAACCGATGCAAGAAAGCCTTGGGATCAGTCTGTGTCGGGTGCAACTCGACTCCTAGGCCAGGCTGCTCCAACAACACATGTGGTGTATACGCTTTCAACCCGTTAACCGAATACTTAACCGCTCAAGAGCTTGGTGAAGATACCGTTAGCGTAACATCGTCAAACGGATACTATCTTGGCCTTAGTTACGACGTCCCCAAATTCCAATTCTCATGTGCAGATACTGGCATTGTAGAAGGCTTACCTGGTGACTACACTAAAGGGTTGGTTGGTTTTGCAAGAACAGACGTCTCATTAGTTTCACAAGTCTCATCTGTGTTCGGTTTGGCTAAAAAGTTTGCCCTTTGTATACCTGCTTCTACTGATAAAGGATTAGGTGACATATTTATCGGTGGAGGACCATATTACATGCCTCCTAGAGAAGAAGATCTATCTTTGGACCTTTCAAGCACCCCGCTCGTTATCAATCCGGTCAGCACCGCACCGATTTTCTCTGAGGGAGATGCATCAGATGAATACTTTATCAATGTTAAAAGCATTGAAGTCGACAACAAACGTGTTGCTTTTAACTCTTCTTTGCTATCCATTGATAGTAATGGAGTTGGGGGGACAAAGATCAGCACTGTAGTACCATACACCATTTTGCACTCGAGTATATACAAACCTTTGGTTAAGAATTTTGTTAAGGCAGCTGCAGTGGATGGCATCAAAAGGGTGGCATCAGTGGCACCATTTGGAGCCTGCTTTGATGCCAAGACTGCTCCCAAGACGCTAAATGGGCCGGCGGTTCCAGATATCGATCTGGTTTTAGAGGGGATAAACATATGGTTTAAACTCTATGGTTCTAACACAATGGTGGAAGTTAAGAAGAATGTGATATGTCTTGCATTTGTTGATGGAGGAGCTGAGCCAAGAACATCGATTGTTTTAGGTGGGCATCAGTTGGAGAACCGAGTTCTTGAGTTTGATTTAGCCGCATCAAAACTGGGGTTCAGTCAACCTCTTCAGCTCTGGAACACAAGCTGCTCTCAGAGCAGGTTATTTTAG